One window from the genome of Alnus glutinosa chromosome 13, dhAlnGlut1.1, whole genome shotgun sequence encodes:
- the LOC133854808 gene encoding acetylornithine deacetylase-like codes for MASSLVKQTLGDLNKDSFVSLLSKLIGEAKYVQNNPPELIPEEDRVVKHVLDALLPYSTTTGGGPLVVNHVTYHPGRGNVIVEYPGTVPGKILSFVGCHMDVVTANPDDWEFDPFSLSIDGDKLRGRGTTDCLGHVALVTELLRRLGEKKPKLKSTVVAVFIANEENSAISGVGVDALVKDGLLNKLKEGPLFWIDTADKQPCIGTGGMIPWKLKVTGKLFHSGLAHKAINPLELAMEALKEMQSRFYRDFPPHPKEQVYGFATPSTMKPTQWSYPGGGINQIPAECTISGDVRLTPFYDVKDVMKKLQEYVDDINDNIEKLDSRGPVSKYVLPDENLRGSLKISFDEAMSGVACDLNSRGFHVLCKATEEVVGHVKPYSITGSLPLIRELQDEGFDVQTAGYGLMATYHAKNEYCLLFDMCQGYEVFVSIISQLEDSEK; via the exons ATGGCTTCCTCGCTCGTAAAACAAACGCTAGGTGACCTCAATAAGGACTCCTTCGTGAGCCTCCTCTCGAAGCTCATTGGCGAAGCCAAGTACGTCCAGAACAACCCACCTGAGCTGATCCCAGAGGAGGACAGGGTGGTCAAGCACGTCTTGGACGCCCTTCTTCCCTATAGCACCACCACAGGGGGAGGACCCCTGGTGGTCAACCATGTCACCTATCATCCAGGCAGAGGCAACGTGATCGTGGAGTACCCCGGCACCGTGCCTGGCAAGATCTTGTCCTTCGTGGGATGTCACATGGACGTGGTTACTGCTAATCCTGATGATTGG GAATTTGATCCATTCTCACTGAGCATTGATGGGGATAAACTCCGCGGCCGTGGAACTACTGATTGTTTAGGGCATGTTGCCCTTGTAACTGAACTCTTGAGGAGGCTAGGGGAGAAAAAGCCCAAATTGAAGTCAACTGTAGTTGCAGTCTTTATAGCCAATGAAGAGAATTCTGCTATTTCTGGGGTTGGTGTGGATGCACTTGTGAAAGATGGACTACTCAATAAGCTGAAGGAAGGTCCGCT GTTTTGGATTGACACAGCGGATAAACAACCTTGCATTGGTACTGGTGGTATGATACCTTGGAAACTTAAAGTGACGGGGAAGCTTTTCCACAGTGGCTTAGCACACAAG GCTATAAATCCTTTGGAGCTAGCAATGGAAGCACTGAAAGAGATGCAATCACGCTTTTACAGGGACTTTCCTCCCCATCCTAAGGAACAGGTCTATGGATTTGCAACACCTTCAACCATGAAACCAACTCAATGGAGTT ATCCAGGTGGTGGGATCAATCAGATTCCAGCTGAGTGTACAATTTCAGGAGATGTCAG GTTAACTCCCTTCTATGA TGTAAAAGATGTAATGAAGAAGCTACAAGAATATGTGGATGACATCAATGACAACATTGAGAAGCTAGATTCACGTGGTCCTGTTTCAAAATATGTCCTGCCTGATGAAAACCTGAGGggaag TCTTAAAATAAGTTTTGATGAAGCGATGTCTGGAGTTGCATGTGATCTTAATTCACGTGgctttcatgtattgtgtaaaGCTACTGAAGAGGTAGTTGGGCATGTAAAGCCTTACTCAATTACTGGCAGTTTGCCACTCATTAGAGAACTGCAG GACGAAGGATTTGACGTTCAAACTGCAGGCTACG GTTTAATGGCCACATACCATGCCAAGAATGAGTACTGTCTTCTCTTTGATATGTGTCAAGGCTACGAGGTCTTTGTCAGCATCATCTCTCAGCTAGAAGATTCTGAGAAATGA